A section of the Paenibacillus odorifer genome encodes:
- a CDS encoding methyltransferase family protein, with amino-acid sequence MSDLKNILSLLLFFIFLISYLLKLLILYKKNHIKGNVLAKGDKLSKIHYTELLVKTSTFLWGAAWFVFSVAESFMVTLVGKPFDIPVIHFSGVGVAALGCFIFIQAMIAMRTSWRVGIDKTTVTKLITHGIYKYSRNAAFVGFDLMFLGLYLMYPNLLTLLIFILNIAAIHLLILQEEQHLKSVFRDEYIQYSNNTPRYFLF; translated from the coding sequence ATGAGCGATCTTAAAAATATCCTATCTCTACTTCTTTTCTTCATCTTCCTAATTTCTTATCTATTAAAGCTCCTAATACTTTACAAGAAAAACCACATTAAAGGAAACGTTCTGGCTAAAGGTGATAAACTATCTAAGATCCATTATACCGAGCTATTGGTAAAAACCTCTACTTTTTTATGGGGCGCAGCATGGTTTGTTTTTTCCGTAGCAGAGTCCTTTATGGTTACACTTGTAGGTAAACCGTTTGATATTCCTGTAATTCACTTTAGCGGTGTTGGTGTAGCTGCCCTCGGATGTTTTATTTTCATTCAAGCTATGATTGCTATGCGCACTTCATGGAGAGTTGGGATTGATAAGACTACTGTAACCAAACTCATCACACACGGTATTTATAAATATAGTAGAAACGCTGCATTTGTCGGGTTTGATCTCATGTTTCTGGGATTGTATCTGATGTACCCCAATCTGTTAACACTCCTAATATTCATTCTTAACATTGCCGCGATTCATTTACTAATTCTTCAAGAAGAGCAACATTTAAAGTCCGTATTCAGAGATGAATATATCCAATATTCCAATAATACACCTAGATATTTTCTATTTTAA
- a CDS encoding response regulator — MDWELEQERFKLCVIDDIKSVVEMVSRKPPWQEHGIEVVGTALDGDAGLQIIRETRPDIVLTDIRMPRMDGLQMTRAILEVLPDCKIIILSAYSEFSYAQEAIRLGALDFVKKPFSLDEIMQAVLKARELCREERQETTRLAVMEAKIRESLPILRQEYLIFLLHHQTTESDARSRWAYLDIPLDQHDFFVFVAEIDHFTEKLSGQPVQEVELLRFSLHNILEETISAWTRGVIIREATDRYVCIMNGSDPDTAALVTEACCTNVSRFSRHTLSIGVGLGAAAIQELSAAYRQAISALGYHFYTGGNGVYIYSNIENKPLALHSYSAAAEQELLFALRSGNSAKSLQMLDQLFAELLDSGLLPEPRYVESVGYELGYRICRVLLEQFPYGQVEPLERRIAVMKNQVHPSLQDIRDLLSGLCREACALVTETRSLESTRIIRQAAAYIDSHLDTGLSLEQVAKQINLSQGYFSNLFKKVQGISFQQYVMHEKMEKAKAMLISGRQVQEIAQDLGYEHRRYFSEVFKKYTGMTPSEFKLHYLGKE, encoded by the coding sequence ATGGACTGGGAGCTGGAGCAGGAAAGGTTCAAGTTATGTGTAATCGACGATATTAAAAGTGTGGTGGAGATGGTCTCGCGCAAGCCGCCGTGGCAGGAGCACGGTATTGAGGTCGTCGGTACGGCGCTTGACGGTGATGCGGGGCTGCAGATTATCCGCGAGACCCGGCCGGACATTGTGCTGACGGATATCCGAATGCCAAGAATGGACGGCCTGCAGATGACCCGGGCGATTCTGGAGGTGCTTCCGGACTGCAAGATTATTATCCTCAGCGCCTACTCGGAGTTCTCTTATGCCCAGGAAGCCATCCGACTAGGGGCGCTTGATTTCGTCAAGAAGCCCTTTTCGCTGGACGAGATTATGCAGGCTGTGCTGAAGGCCAGGGAGTTGTGCCGGGAGGAGCGTCAGGAGACCACCAGACTTGCTGTGATGGAGGCCAAAATCAGAGAAAGTCTGCCTATTCTCCGCCAGGAATATCTCATCTTCCTGCTGCACCACCAGACGACAGAATCGGATGCACGTTCCCGCTGGGCCTATCTCGATATCCCTCTGGACCAGCATGATTTCTTCGTGTTTGTCGCCGAAATCGATCATTTCACGGAGAAACTGAGCGGCCAGCCTGTGCAGGAGGTCGAGCTGCTGCGGTTCAGCCTGCACAATATTCTCGAAGAGACGATTTCCGCCTGGACCCGCGGCGTCATCATCCGGGAGGCGACAGACCGGTATGTCTGCATCATGAACGGCTCGGACCCGGATACGGCCGCGCTGGTTACGGAGGCCTGCTGCACGAATGTAAGCCGGTTCTCCCGGCATACGCTTTCCATTGGCGTGGGGCTGGGCGCAGCGGCGATTCAGGAGCTGAGCGCAGCGTACAGGCAGGCGATTAGCGCGCTGGGTTATCATTTCTACACCGGAGGCAACGGGGTCTATATTTACAGCAATATCGAGAATAAACCGCTCGCACTTCACAGCTACTCCGCCGCCGCCGAGCAGGAGCTGCTGTTCGCCCTGCGTTCTGGCAATTCTGCCAAAAGCCTGCAGATGCTCGATCAGCTATTCGCGGAGCTGCTGGACAGCGGGCTTTTGCCTGAGCCGCGTTATGTGGAAAGCGTCGGCTATGAGCTGGGCTACAGGATCTGCCGGGTCCTGCTGGAGCAGTTCCCCTACGGGCAGGTGGAGCCGCTGGAGCGCAGGATTGCCGTCATGAAGAACCAGGTGCATCCTTCCCTGCAGGATATCCGGGACCTGCTGTCCGGGCTGTGCCGGGAGGCCTGTGCGCTGGTTACAGAGACCCGTTCCCTGGAGTCCACGCGGATTATCCGCCAGGCCGCCGCTTATATCGATAGCCATCTGGATACGGGACTGTCGCTGGAGCAGGTAGCGAAGCAGATTAACCTCAGCCAGGGGTATTTCTCCAACCTGTTCAAGAAGGTGCAGGGGATTTCGTTTCAGCAGTATGTGATGCACGAGAAGATGGAGAAGGCCAAGGCGATGCTGATCAGCGGACGGCAGGTTCAGGAGATCGCCCAGGATCTTGGGTATGAGCACAGGCGCTATTTCAGCGAGGTGTTTAAGAAATATACCGGAATGACCCCGTCCGAGTTCAAACTGCATTATCTTGGAAAAGAATAA
- a CDS encoding glycoside hydrolase family 130 protein — MTQHVPAILQSAPFIRRYPGNPVLAAAKIPYPTALVFNAGVTKFNGKYVMIFRNDYGSLADQTLEPHHTTDLGIAYSDDGLSWTAGPKPVFKMHDEEIIRAYDPRLTVIGGRCYMCFAVDTHHGIRGGIAVTDDLEHFEVLSLSTPDLRNMVLFPELIGGKYVRLERPFTVYSRGGRDRFDAWISESPDLKHWGNSSLLLAVEQVPFANDKVGPAAPPVRTDKGWLTTFHAVDVDPARGKHGWEDTWKKRYTAGIMLLDLEDPRKVIGMSRQPLLAPETDYEIGGGFRNHVIFPGGMILEDNGEVKIYYGSADTVECLATAHVDDLLRLCLEPEHR; from the coding sequence ATGACTCAACACGTTCCGGCGATTCTGCAATCTGCCCCGTTCATCCGGCGGTATCCGGGCAATCCGGTGCTGGCTGCAGCGAAGATTCCTTACCCCACCGCACTGGTATTCAATGCCGGTGTAACGAAATTTAACGGCAAATATGTGATGATCTTCCGCAATGATTACGGCTCACTGGCCGATCAGACGCTTGAGCCGCACCACACCACGGATCTCGGCATTGCTTACAGTGACGACGGGCTGAGCTGGACCGCCGGCCCGAAGCCAGTGTTCAAAATGCATGACGAGGAAATTATCCGCGCCTACGACCCGCGCCTGACCGTGATCGGCGGCCGTTGTTATATGTGTTTTGCCGTGGATACGCACCATGGCATCCGCGGCGGAATTGCCGTTACCGATGATCTGGAACACTTCGAGGTGCTCAGCCTGTCTACACCGGACCTGCGCAATATGGTACTGTTTCCCGAGTTGATCGGCGGCAAGTATGTCCGGCTGGAGCGTCCCTTCACGGTATACAGCCGCGGCGGCAGGGACCGCTTCGATGCCTGGATCTCCGAGTCGCCGGACCTGAAGCATTGGGGCAACTCCAGCCTACTGCTCGCCGTCGAGCAGGTGCCGTTTGCCAATGACAAGGTCGGTCCGGCCGCACCTCCGGTCCGGACGGATAAGGGCTGGCTGACCACCTTCCATGCGGTGGATGTGGACCCGGCCAGAGGCAAGCATGGTTGGGAGGACACCTGGAAGAAGCGCTATACCGCCGGAATTATGCTGCTGGATCTGGAGGACCCCCGCAAGGTGATCGGCATGAGCAGGCAGCCGCTGCTGGCACCGGAGACAGACTATGAGATTGGCGGGGGCTTCCGCAATCATGTGATTTTTCCGGGAGGGATGATTCTGGAGGATAACGGCGAGGTCAAGATCTATTATGGCTCTGCGGATACGGTAGAATGTCTGGCAACGGCCCATGTGGACGACCTGCTCCGACTCTGTCTGGAGCCGGAGCATAGATAA
- a CDS encoding alkaline phosphatase, with product MKSPKKHGVKTAIVATAATALFVSSIVTTHAPNQADAASSNTRNVILFIGDGMGAAQRDAIRLATVGEKGNLAMDSMPYVGLIHTSSTVPVTDSAASASAYASGVKTYNGAIGMDVDKKSVKTIMEYAKDAGKSTGVVTTSQITDATGAAFGAHVEDRSKQSDIALQLLTKSKVDVLLGGGEDFWYPAGNPGKFPDEPAEDPSEKSKGTQGNLVDKAKQLGYTYVTNKADMQKAKDGKLLGIFANEEMFQQNPEGEGDIYNPVVSLPEMTKKAIDTLATNKKGFFLMVEEEGTDEFAHQNNAKMTIKSGQELDKSVQVAKDFAKKNPDTLVLVLADHETGGFSIEAVDADDESGDGISKEDGPFAIANSKHNFVVDWTTSGHTAVDIPITAMGKNAQLFTGIYENTEVFTKLMQASGFKGKK from the coding sequence ATGAAATCACCGAAAAAGCATGGCGTCAAAACAGCAATTGTAGCGACAGCGGCAACGGCTCTTTTTGTATCCAGCATAGTCACTACTCATGCACCTAATCAAGCAGACGCAGCATCTTCGAACACAAGAAATGTAATTCTGTTTATTGGAGACGGAATGGGTGCTGCTCAGCGTGATGCCATCCGGCTTGCCACCGTAGGTGAAAAAGGAAATCTAGCAATGGATTCGATGCCATACGTTGGATTAATTCATACAAGCTCCACTGTCCCTGTTACAGATTCGGCTGCTTCTGCTTCAGCCTATGCCAGCGGTGTGAAAACTTATAATGGAGCTATCGGAATGGATGTCGATAAAAAAAGTGTTAAAACCATTATGGAATATGCTAAAGATGCCGGAAAATCAACAGGTGTCGTTACTACTAGTCAGATTACAGACGCGACTGGCGCCGCATTTGGTGCTCACGTCGAAGACCGCTCAAAGCAAAGTGATATCGCCCTCCAGCTTCTGACTAAGAGCAAGGTTGATGTTCTGCTTGGTGGGGGTGAGGATTTCTGGTACCCTGCAGGCAATCCCGGGAAATTCCCAGATGAACCCGCTGAAGATCCTTCAGAGAAAAGCAAAGGAACACAAGGTAACCTTGTTGATAAAGCTAAACAATTGGGCTACACCTATGTAACGAACAAAGCGGATATGCAAAAAGCTAAAGACGGCAAGCTACTGGGAATATTCGCAAACGAGGAAATGTTCCAGCAAAATCCTGAGGGTGAAGGGGATATTTATAATCCGGTGGTATCGCTGCCCGAGATGACTAAGAAAGCTATAGATACGCTAGCAACAAATAAAAAGGGATTTTTCCTTATGGTGGAAGAAGAAGGCACTGACGAATTTGCACACCAAAACAACGCTAAAATGACGATTAAATCAGGTCAAGAACTGGACAAATCCGTGCAAGTAGCCAAAGACTTCGCCAAAAAGAATCCAGATACACTGGTTCTAGTTCTTGCCGACCATGAGACCGGCGGATTTTCTATTGAAGCAGTTGACGCAGATGATGAGTCCGGTGACGGCATATCCAAAGAAGACGGTCCATTCGCCATCGCCAATTCCAAACACAATTTTGTAGTGGACTGGACGACCTCAGGCCATACTGCGGTTGATATTCCAATCACAGCTATGGGCAAAAATGCACAATTATTTACTGGAATCTACGAAAACACCGAAGTATTCACCAAGCTTATGCAAGCATCAGGTTTTAAAGGCAAAAAATAA
- a CDS encoding cache domain-containing sensor histidine kinase encodes MNKFTAYGRQIRRQIVSRYYRISIKQRILFSFIVLITLSISAMGSFSYWIAAQEIEDNAYAGSQETVSKTAQLLDSRLNDVALSVQSLMLSDAYRKMMLDVFSHDVSNYYVHLSDLQYVLSQATFNQPIIENVLIVTPIGDFYSTTQTRAQDHSFYDSELYGLSKGKPGGYWAKGHYDRLFTGSQRVVSFVVRGIYEYPYTPISNVFIVVNIRESRINELLNKGGQQAGWDYYLVSGEGEAVVESHWPFQGRFPWKPMLAGAGTAAGPKDYNYSYGGKEYLVNYTGSAASPDWIISGMQSRDQLLGKLQRVQRITLYVIAFFLLATWLISNQLTSVLLKPLFKLRRLMRRVEENQLSVVYESRYEDEVAQVGYQFNRMMSEIKVLIADVKAKEEDKRHAEIRALTAQMEPHFLYNTLNTIYCKSVMGENDDVNEMILSLSQMFQIGLSGGKDLIPLEDELSHMQQYFAIQQKCYEGLFEYTVTVEDEALLSCLLPKIILQPVVENSIQHGFSDRTAGGRIDITVSREQELLHICITDNGRGLDAARVKQGMVRAPQSRKGYALFNIRHRLALYYGAEARMDVGGEPCKGSRTDLWIPLGEER; translated from the coding sequence ATGAATAAATTCACAGCCTATGGCCGACAGATCCGGCGGCAGATCGTCAGCAGGTATTACCGGATATCCATCAAGCAGAGAATTCTGTTCTCGTTCATCGTGCTGATCACGCTGTCCATCAGTGCAATGGGCAGCTTCTCGTATTGGATTGCCGCGCAGGAGATCGAGGACAATGCCTACGCGGGCAGCCAGGAGACCGTAAGCAAGACGGCACAGCTGCTGGATTCCCGCCTGAATGATGTGGCGCTGTCCGTGCAGTCCCTGATGCTGAGCGATGCGTACCGCAAGATGATGCTCGATGTGTTCAGCCATGATGTGTCGAATTACTATGTGCATCTGTCGGATCTGCAATATGTGCTCTCCCAGGCAACGTTCAATCAGCCGATCATTGAGAATGTACTGATCGTTACCCCGATAGGCGATTTCTATTCCACTACGCAGACCCGGGCGCAGGACCATTCATTCTACGACTCGGAATTATATGGTCTGAGCAAGGGGAAGCCGGGCGGCTACTGGGCCAAAGGACATTATGACCGGTTATTCACGGGCAGCCAGCGGGTGGTCTCCTTCGTGGTCCGGGGAATTTATGAATACCCTTACACACCGATCAGCAATGTATTTATTGTGGTCAATATCAGGGAGAGCCGGATAAATGAGCTGCTGAATAAAGGGGGACAACAAGCGGGATGGGATTATTACCTGGTGAGCGGGGAAGGCGAGGCGGTGGTGGAGTCCCACTGGCCCTTCCAAGGCAGGTTCCCCTGGAAGCCGATGCTTGCCGGAGCCGGGACAGCAGCCGGTCCCAAGGATTACAACTACAGCTATGGCGGGAAGGAGTATCTGGTTAATTATACAGGCTCAGCGGCATCGCCGGACTGGATCATCTCCGGCATGCAGTCGAGGGACCAGCTGCTGGGCAAGCTGCAGCGGGTGCAGCGCATCACCCTCTATGTCATCGCATTCTTCCTGCTGGCCACCTGGCTGATCTCCAATCAGCTGACGTCTGTGCTGCTTAAGCCGCTGTTCAAGCTGCGGCGGCTGATGCGCAGAGTCGAGGAGAACCAGCTAAGCGTAGTTTATGAGAGCCGTTATGAGGATGAGGTTGCCCAGGTCGGCTATCAGTTCAACCGGATGATGTCGGAGATTAAGGTGCTGATTGCAGATGTGAAGGCCAAGGAGGAGGACAAGCGTCATGCAGAGATCCGCGCACTTACGGCGCAGATGGAGCCGCACTTTCTGTACAATACTCTGAATACCATTTATTGCAAATCGGTCATGGGCGAGAATGATGATGTGAATGAGATGATCCTGTCGTTGTCGCAGATGTTTCAGATCGGGCTCAGCGGCGGCAAGGATCTGATTCCCCTTGAGGATGAGCTGTCCCACATGCAGCAGTATTTCGCCATTCAGCAGAAATGCTATGAAGGGTTGTTTGAATACACGGTGACTGTTGAGGACGAGGCCCTGCTGTCCTGCCTGCTGCCCAAGATTATCCTGCAGCCGGTGGTGGAGAACAGCATTCAGCACGGGTTCAGCGACCGGACCGCCGGCGGCCGGATCGACATCACGGTCAGCCGGGAGCAGGAACTGCTGCATATTTGCATTACCGACAACGGGCGGGGTCTTGATGCTGCACGGGTCAAGCAGGGGATGGTCAGGGCTCCGCAGTCGAGGAAAGGTTATGCCCTGTTCAACATCAGGCATCGGCTGGCGCTGTATTACGGGGCCGAAGCACGTATGGACGTTGGCGGCGAACCATGTAAGGGATCACGGACAGATCTGTGGATTCCGTTAGGGGAGGAGAGATGA
- a CDS encoding carbohydrate ABC transporter permease, which produces MNKTKQALFSYSFIFPSALLTLVLGIYPIAWAFRYMFYDYKGFGTARFTGLANFRRILKDTQFWESVGNTFVYAGGKLLITIPLALLLAAILNRGLRGRQLLRGIFFMPTVISTAVMAVVFFTIFNSYNGILNQFLIRSGLSDSGVDWLGPKYAMLTVILVAAWGAVGNYMLLFLAGLQNIPEDVYEASSLDGAGRIQQFRYVTLPMLGPVMQMVIMLAIITALKGYESIMVLTEGGPVGKTEVMFLYLYKLFFPVGGGSAAVQVQEFGYGSAVAFVSAVIVGIISLIYFYASRRMNQTD; this is translated from the coding sequence ATGAACAAAACAAAACAAGCCTTATTTTCATACAGCTTTATCTTTCCAAGTGCCTTGCTCACGTTGGTCCTCGGGATTTATCCGATTGCCTGGGCGTTCCGCTATATGTTCTATGATTACAAAGGGTTCGGAACGGCCCGGTTTACCGGGCTGGCCAATTTCAGACGCATCCTGAAGGATACCCAGTTCTGGGAGTCGGTGGGTAACACGTTTGTCTATGCAGGCGGCAAGTTGCTGATCACCATTCCGCTGGCTCTGCTGCTGGCCGCCATATTGAATCGAGGGCTGCGGGGCAGACAGCTGCTGCGGGGGATTTTCTTCATGCCGACCGTCATCAGTACTGCCGTAATGGCCGTAGTCTTCTTCACGATCTTTAACTCGTATAACGGGATTCTCAACCAGTTTCTGATCCGTTCGGGCCTTTCCGATTCCGGTGTGGACTGGCTGGGGCCGAAATATGCCATGCTCACCGTCATTCTGGTTGCAGCCTGGGGGGCGGTCGGCAATTACATGCTGCTCTTCCTCGCCGGTCTGCAGAATATCCCGGAGGATGTTTATGAGGCCTCTTCCCTGGACGGAGCAGGCAGAATCCAGCAGTTCCGCTATGTCACCCTGCCAATGCTCGGGCCTGTCATGCAGATGGTCATTATGCTGGCGATCATTACAGCTTTGAAGGGCTACGAGAGCATTATGGTGCTGACCGAAGGCGGCCCCGTAGGCAAGACAGAGGTGATGTTCCTGTATTTGTACAAATTATTTTTCCCTGTCGGCGGAGGCAGCGCGGCGGTCCAGGTCCAAGAGTTCGGATACGGCAGTGCGGTCGCCTTCGTGTCTGCGGTCATCGTCGGGATCATATCGCTCATTTATTTCTACGCATCCAGACGTATGAATCAGACCGATTGA
- a CDS encoding ABC transporter substrate-binding protein — protein sequence MMKRMLITSLSLVLALGLTACGNGNGGNAAEGKGDGKTGGSGDKTKISYWTGDRHDADFVKDKVAEFNATNTDGIEVELVVKGDDFDTALDLSFQTSDAPDVIRVKENTIQTFYKKGFLAPIDEFLTDELKTKFPAMPDLNEFDGKRYSLPNYGTTMRLVYNKDLFAKAGVEHPPATLQELVETAKKLTEAGKADGAYGFAQNFKSPGSAFGRSARVIAEMSGYGGFGYDFKTARYDFSGFEPIINAFKQIRDNGSMLPGVESLDIDPLRSQFAEGKIGMYMSYSSEPGVYKNQFPAKIDWAAAPVPTIDGTVKGASGFLGGQWLALSSKSEHKGAAWKFMEFMYGDQVLTDYQEKGFGISMVPSVSAVAKTPDVNGIEGFLPNKHDGVWPVYPSVAPEGMKSDDAFFKYMLNGGDLKAIIADLNKRYNTALDSVIANDGVKAEPDAGFDPAALGGKFAK from the coding sequence ATGATGAAGCGTATGCTAATAACATCTCTGAGCCTGGTCCTGGCACTTGGCCTGACAGCCTGCGGCAACGGTAACGGCGGCAATGCTGCAGAAGGTAAGGGAGACGGGAAGACAGGCGGCTCGGGGGACAAGACCAAAATCAGCTACTGGACCGGCGACCGTCATGATGCGGATTTCGTGAAGGACAAGGTAGCCGAGTTCAACGCAACCAATACCGACGGGATTGAGGTGGAACTGGTCGTCAAGGGCGACGACTTCGATACCGCACTCGATCTGTCCTTCCAGACCTCCGATGCGCCGGATGTAATCCGGGTGAAGGAGAATACCATCCAGACCTTCTACAAAAAAGGCTTTCTCGCTCCTATTGACGAGTTCCTCACCGATGAGCTGAAGACGAAATTCCCGGCCATGCCGGATCTGAATGAATTCGACGGCAAGCGTTACAGTCTGCCGAATTATGGAACAACCATGCGTCTTGTATACAACAAGGATCTGTTCGCCAAAGCAGGCGTTGAGCATCCGCCGGCTACCCTGCAGGAGCTGGTGGAAACCGCCAAAAAATTGACGGAAGCCGGTAAAGCGGATGGCGCTTACGGCTTCGCCCAGAACTTCAAAAGCCCCGGAAGCGCGTTCGGGCGTTCGGCGCGGGTGATTGCGGAGATGAGCGGCTACGGCGGCTTCGGGTATGATTTCAAGACGGCCCGCTACGATTTCAGCGGCTTCGAGCCGATCATCAATGCCTTTAAGCAGATCCGGGACAACGGCAGCATGCTGCCGGGTGTGGAATCACTGGATATTGATCCGCTGCGGTCGCAGTTTGCAGAGGGCAAAATCGGAATGTATATGTCCTACTCCTCGGAGCCGGGCGTCTACAAGAATCAGTTCCCGGCCAAGATTGACTGGGCAGCCGCTCCGGTTCCGACCATCGACGGCACCGTGAAGGGGGCTTCGGGCTTCCTCGGGGGCCAGTGGCTGGCGCTGAGCTCGAAGTCGGAGCACAAAGGAGCAGCCTGGAAGTTCATGGAGTTCATGTACGGCGATCAGGTGCTGACGGATTATCAGGAAAAAGGCTTTGGCATCTCCATGGTTCCATCCGTCAGCGCAGTAGCCAAGACACCGGATGTGAACGGCATTGAAGGCTTCCTGCCGAACAAGCACGATGGAGTGTGGCCGGTCTATCCGTCTGTAGCACCGGAAGGGATGAAATCGGATGACGCCTTCTTCAAGTATATGCTGAACGGCGGCGATCTGAAGGCGATTATCGCCGATCTGAACAAACGCTATAACACTGCACTGGACAGCGTGATTGCGAATGATGGCGTGAAGGCCGAGCCGGATGCCGGCTTTGACCCCGCCGCACTGGGCGGCAAGTTCGCCAAGTAG
- a CDS encoding MepB family protein yields MFTSILHSDLLATMEEVYNPCRFDCSEPILEPQNAEYGAYIFTLNALAIRFRVAKITPTKVGQFVTLWERIGDHPIQPYDISDPADLFVISTRNGNHFGQFIFPKAVLGEQDILSAKGEGGKRAFRVYPPWDNPTSRQAQKTQTWQSEYFLDIPVNKPVDYLRAQALYGLPVNLTV; encoded by the coding sequence ATGTTTACTTCTATCCTACATAGTGACTTACTTGCTACCATGGAAGAAGTATATAATCCTTGCAGGTTTGATTGCTCCGAACCAATTCTTGAACCGCAAAATGCGGAATACGGAGCATATATCTTTACCTTAAATGCGCTGGCCATTAGATTCCGGGTGGCTAAAATCACACCCACTAAAGTCGGGCAATTTGTGACACTATGGGAGCGAATTGGAGATCATCCCATCCAACCCTATGACATCTCAGATCCTGCTGATCTCTTCGTTATAAGTACACGAAATGGGAATCACTTTGGCCAATTTATTTTTCCAAAAGCTGTACTAGGAGAACAAGATATTCTATCTGCTAAAGGTGAAGGTGGAAAAAGAGCTTTTCGAGTCTACCCGCCTTGGGACAATCCCACGAGTCGCCAAGCTCAAAAAACGCAAACATGGCAGTCGGAATATTTCTTGGATATCCCTGTAAATAAACCCGTAGACTACCTTCGTGCACAAGCACTTTACGGTTTACCTGTAAATCTTACGGTCTGA
- a CDS encoding ParA family protein, with the protein MSKTTVITIANQKGGTGKTTTAYNLAYALSRSCLKTKESYGMI; encoded by the coding sequence ATGTCCAAAACGACGGTTATTACCATTGCCAATCAGAAAGGCGGTACAGGCAAAACGACCACTGCATACAATCTTGCTTACGCTTTATCTAGGTCGTGTCTGAAAACTAAAGAATCCTATGGTATGATATGA
- a CDS encoding carbohydrate ABC transporter permease, giving the protein MRLRTILGNIILWIFLLAFAFITLIPVVITILGSFKTNAELTAGATFLPDSWHFSNYAEAWAQANFSRYTLNSLIVSLAAVVGTLLVSSMAAYVVDRMDFAGKKLYIGLQSFTMFVAVGAVVLRPQFDLMVKLHLHSSLWGVILILISAHASIFFILSSFMKGIPRELDEAALMDGSSPGRTFWRIILPLLGPGLGVGALFTFRGAWNEYLLPLVFTMTKPELQTLTVGLANLKYGISAASQTHYMMAGACLSILPILVAYLFANKSFMQMTAGSLKG; this is encoded by the coding sequence ATGAGACTAAGAACCATACTGGGCAATATCATCCTGTGGATTTTTTTGCTGGCATTTGCTTTTATCACCCTGATTCCGGTCGTTATCACCATTCTCGGCTCCTTCAAGACAAATGCCGAACTGACTGCGGGAGCCACCTTCCTGCCGGATAGCTGGCACTTCTCGAACTATGCCGAAGCCTGGGCGCAGGCGAATTTCTCCAGATATACGCTGAACAGCCTGATTGTCTCTCTGGCGGCGGTGGTTGGCACGCTGCTGGTATCATCCATGGCGGCTTATGTGGTGGACCGGATGGATTTTGCAGGCAAGAAATTGTATATCGGCCTGCAATCCTTCACTATGTTCGTGGCAGTAGGGGCGGTCGTGCTGCGTCCGCAGTTTGATCTGATGGTCAAGCTTCATCTGCACAGCAGCCTGTGGGGGGTCATATTGATTCTGATCTCCGCCCATGCTTCGATCTTCTTCATTCTGTCCAGCTTCATGAAGGGGATTCCCCGTGAGCTGGATGAGGCGGCGCTGATGGACGGCAGCTCCCCTGGCCGCACCTTCTGGCGAATTATTCTGCCACTGCTCGGACCCGGACTCGGCGTAGGTGCGCTGTTCACCTTCCGCGGCGCGTGGAATGAATATTTGCTGCCGCTCGTGTTCACGATGACGAAGCCGGAGCTGCAGACGCTGACTGTCGGGCTGGCGAACCTGAAATACGGGATTTCAGCCGCTTCCCAGACCCACTATATGATGGCGGGCGCCTGCTTGTCCATTCTGCCGATTCTCGTGGCCTATCTGTTCGCCAACAAATCCTTCATGCAGATGACGGCCGGTTCCCTCAAAGGGTAG
- a CDS encoding thioesterase domain-containing protein, which produces MIERLADDYAARLLDTGHRQFQLIGYCLGGLIAVETAGRLLEAGTGGCRLGAGRQPSCFSFH; this is translated from the coding sequence TTGATCGAACGACTGGCTGACGACTATGCGGCCCGTCTTCTGGATACCGGACATCGTCAATTTCAGCTAATCGGCTACTGTTTGGGAGGACTGATCGCGGTTGAAACAGCTGGTCGTTTGTTGGAGGCAGGGACTGGAGGTTGTAGACTTGGTGCTGGTAGACAGCCATCCTGTTTTTCATTCCATTGA